The Yersinia intermedia genome window below encodes:
- the aceK gene encoding bifunctional isocitrate dehydrogenase kinase/phosphatase → MAVKLERLIAQTILQGFDAQYGRFLEVTASAQHRFEQADWHAVQQAMKKRIHLYDHHVGLVVEQLKHITDQRCFDAEFLARVKEIYTELLPDYPRFEIAESFFNSVYCRLFKHRDLTPDKLFVFSSQPEQRFREIPRPLARDFSPKGDLSGMLQTVLSDLPLRLPWEDLPRDIGYITAALQQAFPDEQLRGARFQIANELFYRNKAAWLVGKLRLAEGVYPFLLPIHHNESGALFIDTCLTSKAEASIVFGFARSYFMVYAPLPAAMVEWLREILPGKSTAELYMAIGCQKHGKTESYREYLTFVHQSSEQFIIAPGVKGMVMLVFTLPSFDRVFKVIKDQFAPQKEVSQARVLECYQLVKEHDRVGRMADTQEYENFVIDKHRISPELLAELQQEVPEKLEDLGDQIIIKHLYMERRMTPLNLYMEQANDQQLKDAIEEYGNAIKQLAAANIFPGDMLFKNFGVTRHGRVVFYDYDEICYMTEVNFRDIPPPRYPEDEMASEPWYSVSPNDVFPEEFRHFLCTDLKVRHFFEEMHSDLFHASYWRGLQQRIKDGHVEDVFAYRRKQRFSQRVIS, encoded by the coding sequence ATGGCGGTAAAACTGGAACGATTAATCGCTCAGACGATCTTGCAGGGGTTCGATGCACAATATGGCCGCTTTCTAGAGGTCACTGCCAGCGCTCAGCACCGTTTTGAGCAGGCGGACTGGCATGCCGTTCAGCAAGCGATGAAGAAGCGTATTCACCTCTATGACCACCATGTCGGTCTGGTGGTTGAGCAACTGAAGCACATCACCGATCAGCGCTGTTTTGATGCAGAATTTCTGGCGCGGGTAAAAGAGATCTACACCGAGTTGTTGCCGGATTACCCACGTTTTGAAATTGCGGAGAGCTTTTTTAATTCTGTTTACTGCCGCTTGTTTAAGCACCGTGATTTAACGCCGGATAAGTTGTTTGTTTTTAGCTCACAACCCGAACAGCGTTTTCGTGAGATCCCACGCCCGTTAGCGCGCGATTTTTCCCCAAAAGGGGATCTGAGTGGCATGTTACAGACCGTTCTCAGTGATTTGCCGCTGCGTTTGCCGTGGGAAGATCTGCCGCGTGATATCGGCTATATCACTGCTGCACTTCAGCAAGCATTCCCTGATGAGCAACTGAGAGGTGCTCGCTTTCAAATCGCCAATGAGCTGTTTTACCGCAATAAAGCGGCTTGGTTAGTGGGTAAACTGCGGTTGGCTGAGGGAGTTTATCCCTTCCTACTCCCCATCCATCACAATGAATCTGGTGCCCTATTTATTGATACTTGCCTTACCAGTAAAGCGGAGGCCAGCATTGTATTCGGCTTTGCTCGCTCTTACTTTATGGTCTATGCCCCGTTGCCTGCGGCAATGGTGGAATGGCTGCGGGAAATATTACCGGGTAAATCGACGGCTGAACTGTATATGGCAATTGGTTGCCAGAAGCACGGCAAAACTGAAAGTTATCGTGAATATCTCACCTTCGTTCATCAATCCAGTGAACAGTTTATTATCGCCCCAGGGGTGAAGGGCATGGTGATGCTGGTGTTTACTCTGCCGTCATTTGATCGGGTATTTAAGGTGATTAAAGATCAATTTGCGCCGCAAAAAGAGGTCAGCCAGGCGCGAGTTTTAGAGTGCTATCAACTGGTTAAAGAGCACGACCGCGTCGGGCGCATGGCGGATACTCAAGAGTATGAGAATTTTGTCATTGATAAACACCGTATCAGCCCGGAATTACTGGCCGAGCTGCAACAGGAAGTACCGGAAAAACTGGAAGATTTAGGCGATCAAATCATTATTAAGCATCTCTATATGGAGCGGCGGATGACGCCATTGAACCTTTATATGGAGCAGGCTAATGATCAACAACTAAAGGATGCTATTGAGGAGTACGGTAATGCCATTAAGCAGTTGGCTGCGGCAAATATCTTCCCCGGTGATATGTTATTTAAGAACTTTGGTGTGACCCGCCATGGTCGCGTGGTGTTCTACGATTATGATGAAATTTGCTACATGACAGAGGTGAATTTCCGCGATATTCCGCCACCGCGCTACCCAGAGGATGAGATGGCCAGCGAGCCGTGGTATAGCGTATCGCCCAATGATGTATTCCCCGAAGAGTTTCGTCATTTCTTATGCACAGATTTGAAAGTACGGCATTTTTTTGAAGAGATGCACAGCGACCTGTTTCACGCCAGCTATTGGCGTGGGTTGCAGCAACGCATTAAGGACGGGCATGTGGAGGATGTTTTTGCCTATCGTCGGAAGCAGCGCTTCTCCCAGCGGGTGATCTCTTGA
- a CDS encoding acetyl-CoA C-acetyltransferase, which yields MDNIVIVSAVRTAIGSFNGALAPVSAVDLGSIVLREAMARAGISGDNVDEVILGNVLQAGLGQNPARQALLKSGIPDTVSAYTVNKVCGSGLKSVALAAQAILAGDAQTIIAGGMENMSQAPYLMDSKARWGYRLGDGQLFDVILKDGLMCATHDYHMGITAENVAKEYGISREAQDALALASQQKAVAAISSGAFAQEIVPVTVKNRKGDITVDTDEFPKAGTTAEGLAKLRPAFSKDGTVTAGNASGINDGAAALVVMSESRARQLGLTPLARIRGYASGGVAPALMGMGPVPATLNVLKKTGLALSDIDLIEANEAFAAQFLAVGKTLGFDAEKVNVYGGAIALGHPIGASGARILVTLLHALQARNKTLGLATLCIGGGQGTAMIIERLN from the coding sequence ATGGATAACATCGTTATTGTCAGTGCCGTACGCACGGCGATTGGGAGTTTTAATGGCGCATTGGCACCGGTTAGCGCGGTCGATTTAGGTTCAATCGTACTCCGTGAAGCCATGGCCAGAGCCGGTATCAGCGGTGATAATGTTGATGAGGTCATTTTGGGTAATGTACTTCAAGCTGGATTGGGCCAAAACCCTGCGCGGCAGGCTCTATTGAAAAGCGGAATACCTGATACCGTCAGTGCCTACACCGTCAATAAAGTGTGTGGCTCTGGTTTGAAAAGCGTGGCATTAGCGGCTCAGGCAATTTTAGCCGGCGATGCTCAGACCATTATCGCCGGTGGTATGGAGAACATGAGCCAGGCACCTTACCTGATGGATAGCAAAGCACGCTGGGGCTATCGACTGGGTGATGGCCAGCTATTTGACGTGATCTTAAAAGACGGTTTGATGTGTGCCACCCATGATTACCATATGGGTATTACGGCAGAAAATGTCGCAAAAGAATATGGCATTAGTCGTGAAGCACAAGATGCGCTGGCGTTAGCATCACAGCAGAAAGCTGTAGCCGCTATCTCAAGCGGTGCTTTCGCACAAGAGATTGTGCCAGTGACAGTGAAAAACAGGAAAGGCGACATCACTGTAGATACCGATGAGTTCCCTAAGGCCGGTACCACGGCGGAAGGTTTGGCAAAATTGCGCCCGGCGTTTAGTAAAGATGGCACCGTTACCGCAGGCAACGCGTCGGGTATTAATGATGGTGCGGCTGCATTGGTGGTGATGTCAGAAAGCCGCGCCAGGCAGTTAGGCTTGACTCCACTAGCCCGTATCCGAGGTTATGCCAGTGGCGGCGTAGCCCCAGCCTTGATGGGCATGGGGCCAGTACCGGCAACCCTTAATGTGCTGAAAAAAACCGGGTTGGCGCTATCCGATATTGATTTGATTGAAGCCAACGAAGCTTTCGCCGCGCAGTTCTTGGCGGTAGGTAAAACATTGGGGTTCGATGCAGAAAAGGTTAACGTCTACGGCGGTGCCATCGCACTAGGGCACCCAATCGGTGCCAGCGGTGCACGAATTCTGGTTACGCTGCTGCACGCCTTGCAAGCCCGCAATAAAACCTTGGGGCTGGCAACACTGTGTATCGGCGGAGGGCAAGGTACAGCAATGATTATTGAGCGGCTGAATTAA
- a CDS encoding TIGR00366 family protein, giving the protein MIGRISRFLTGFVSRYLPDPLIFAMLLTMLTFGIALALTPHTPVEMVHMWGDGFWNLLGFGMQMALIIVTGHALATSAPVKRILTLTASVAKTPVQGVMLVTFLGSVACVINWGFGLVVGAMFAREVARRVPGSDYPLLIACAYIGFLTWGGGFSGSMPLLAATPGNPVEHIAGLIPVSETLFTGYNLFITLGLILIMPFVTRMMMPKPHEVVSVDPALLAEEPSFQKTLSADAPIAEKMEESRIIAFIIGALGIAYLGMNFWEKGFNITINTVNMMFMIAGILLHKTPMAYMRAISAAAKSTAGILVQFPFYAGIQLMMEHSGLGGLITEFFINVATKDTFPIMTFFSSALINFAVPSGGGHWVIQGPFVIPAAQALGADLGKSVMAIAYGEQWMNMAQPFWALPALAIAGLGVRDIMGYCVTALLFSGVIFIIGLTLI; this is encoded by the coding sequence ATGATTGGCCGCATCTCCCGTTTTTTAACTGGTTTCGTTAGCCGTTATCTGCCTGACCCCCTGATTTTCGCCATGCTACTGACGATGCTGACCTTTGGTATCGCACTGGCACTCACCCCACATACACCGGTTGAAATGGTACATATGTGGGGGGATGGTTTCTGGAATCTGCTGGGATTCGGCATGCAGATGGCGCTGATTATCGTCACTGGCCATGCTCTGGCAACGTCGGCCCCCGTTAAACGCATCCTGACACTCACCGCTTCCGTTGCCAAAACACCGGTTCAGGGCGTGATGTTGGTAACCTTCCTCGGTTCGGTGGCCTGCGTCATCAACTGGGGATTCGGTTTGGTGGTCGGCGCGATGTTTGCCCGCGAGGTAGCCCGCCGTGTGCCCGGTTCTGATTATCCACTGCTAATTGCCTGTGCTTACATCGGCTTTCTGACCTGGGGCGGTGGTTTCTCCGGTTCTATGCCGTTGCTAGCCGCCACACCGGGTAATCCGGTGGAGCATATTGCCGGTTTGATTCCGGTTTCAGAGACACTGTTCACCGGTTACAACCTGTTTATCACTTTGGGCCTAATCCTCATCATGCCCTTCGTTACCCGCATGATGATGCCGAAACCCCATGAAGTGGTGAGTGTTGACCCGGCGTTGCTGGCAGAAGAACCTAGCTTCCAAAAAACCTTGTCTGCTGATGCGCCAATCGCAGAGAAGATGGAAGAAAGCCGTATTATCGCCTTTATCATTGGTGCTCTCGGCATTGCCTATCTGGGCATGAACTTCTGGGAAAAAGGCTTCAATATCACCATTAACACCGTAAACATGATGTTTATGATTGCGGGTATTTTGCTGCACAAAACCCCAATGGCCTATATGCGCGCTATCTCTGCCGCAGCCAAGAGCACTGCCGGTATTTTGGTTCAATTCCCGTTCTATGCCGGTATCCAGCTAATGATGGAGCACTCCGGTCTCGGTGGTTTGATTACCGAATTCTTTATCAATGTCGCCACTAAAGACACCTTCCCGATCATGACCTTCTTCAGCTCTGCACTGATTAACTTTGCCGTGCCATCGGGTGGCGGTCACTGGGTTATCCAAGGACCATTCGTTATTCCTGCGGCTCAAGCGCTGGGGGCCGATTTAGGTAAATCCGTGATGGCTATCGCCTATGGCGAGCAGTGGATGAACATGGCGCAACCGTTCTGGGCGCTACCCGCATTGGCCATTGCCGGTTTGGGGGTCCGGGACATTATGGGCTACTGCGTCACCGCCCTGCTGTTCTCTGGCGTCATATTTATTATCGGCCTCACCCTCATCTAG
- a CDS encoding 3-oxoacid CoA-transferase subunit B has protein sequence MNAKELIARRVALELHDGDIVNLGIGLPTQVVNYLPTDIHITLQSENGFLGLAPVTEAHPNLVNAGGLPCGILPGGAAFDSAFSFALIRGGHVDVSVLGGLQVDQKANLANWMVPGKMVPGMGGAMDLVTGARRVIIAMEHCAKDGSSKILKHCSLPLTAKNKVSMVVTELAVFSFEQGKLVLKEHAPGVLLETITAKTDAEFSVSPDLKVMPVALEEGVI, from the coding sequence ATGAACGCTAAAGAACTTATCGCTCGCCGCGTCGCCCTTGAACTACACGATGGTGACATTGTGAATCTGGGCATTGGGTTACCGACTCAAGTGGTCAATTATTTACCAACCGATATTCATATCACCCTGCAATCTGAAAATGGCTTTCTTGGTTTAGCGCCAGTGACCGAAGCGCACCCTAATCTGGTCAACGCGGGCGGCTTGCCCTGCGGCATTTTGCCGGGTGGGGCCGCCTTTGACAGCGCATTCTCTTTTGCGCTAATTCGTGGCGGGCATGTCGATGTCAGTGTACTCGGCGGTCTACAAGTCGATCAGAAGGCAAATCTCGCCAACTGGATGGTTCCAGGGAAAATGGTCCCTGGGATGGGGGGGGCGATGGATCTGGTTACGGGGGCACGGCGGGTGATCATTGCGATGGAGCATTGCGCAAAAGATGGCTCTTCCAAGATCCTCAAGCACTGTTCATTACCGCTGACAGCTAAGAATAAAGTCAGCATGGTGGTGACCGAGCTGGCTGTCTTCAGCTTCGAACAAGGCAAATTGGTACTTAAAGAACATGCACCGGGAGTGCTCCTTGAAACGATCACGGCCAAAACTGATGCTGAGTTCTCAGTGTCACCTGACTTAAAAGTCATGCCAGTTGCACTAGAGGAAGGTGTCATATGA
- the atoD gene encoding acetate CoA-transferase subunit alpha: protein MKRKLIDIEQATEYFRDGMTIMIGGFMGVGAPPRLISALLNSNVKDLTLISTDTAFVDTGVGPLVASGRVKKVIASHIGTNPETGRRMISGEMEVELVPQGTLAERIRCGGAGLGGFLTPTGVGTVVEDGKQKITLNDIEYLLELPLRADLALVRAHLSDYQGNLTYQLSARNFNPLMALAADIVIAEPESVVDIGSITPDCVITPAALIDHIVCPQENQ from the coding sequence ATGAAAAGAAAACTCATTGATATTGAGCAGGCTACTGAGTATTTCCGTGATGGCATGACCATTATGATCGGTGGCTTTATGGGGGTCGGTGCACCACCCCGTCTTATTTCCGCATTACTTAACTCTAACGTAAAAGATCTGACCTTAATTAGTACCGATACGGCTTTCGTTGATACCGGCGTCGGGCCGCTGGTCGCCAGCGGTAGAGTGAAGAAAGTCATTGCTTCACATATTGGAACTAACCCAGAAACAGGTCGGCGGATGATCTCGGGCGAAATGGAGGTTGAATTAGTTCCACAGGGCACGCTGGCAGAACGTATTCGCTGTGGCGGTGCTGGTCTTGGTGGTTTCCTGACCCCAACAGGAGTAGGCACCGTGGTCGAAGATGGAAAACAAAAAATCACGCTGAATGATATCGAGTACCTGCTGGAACTGCCTCTGCGCGCTGATCTGGCACTGGTTCGCGCCCACCTTAGCGACTATCAGGGCAACCTGACCTACCAATTAAGTGCCCGTAACTTCAACCCACTGATGGCACTGGCTGCCGACATTGTTATCGCAGAGCCAGAATCTGTAGTGGATATCGGCAGTATTACTCCTGACTGCGTTATTACCCCCGCCGCATTGATTGACCACATTGTCTGCCCGCAGGAGAACCAATAA
- the atoS gene encoding two-component system sensor histidine kinase AtoS: MYSLLSGINVFTKKLFTHKLCPHTLRSKMIFLAIIIVSLPTLIIGYLVETEGRDALLQEKKAKLFAVTSLLDNALADSFTLYRDLPREQRIKALNQHLAPVTDEITRAFSGVGAGYYNKALDAIITYAPQAQYGNAVGISINPDHPGHDVMANGKPLVSSGTQVRGNIMNAMIPIKRDNQILGYIWANELSNDIDRQALSMDIKIIVVISIGLLLSLWLIIAFSRRFASDIDIIKSSLANLSLNLNTELPAMKGEMGEISDSVNALSRALRETKTLNELILESAADGVISVDTNGRVTMINPAGELITGYSRKELMGKPYAEVFEKIDFNSPVLDTLFRGIKHVALEIDYPGKKRTIQLSISTSQLHNAQGDTLGALAIFTDLTARKEVQRRIEQAERLATLGELMAGVAHEVRNPLTAISGFVQILKDSEKDPQRLEYTHIILKEVQSINRVIQQLLDFSRPRIGRYHQVNLNQILRESLILVKTKGVEARVDFHVQLDESLCDIEADGELLKQVLLNILINAVQSIAARGEITISTKKRDEHHQQITIKDNGCGITDDIKSKVFDPFYTTKPSGTGLGLSISQRIITSHDGEIRLESQPNKGTTFIIILPVKHGAGNLL, encoded by the coding sequence ATGTATTCATTATTGTCAGGTATAAACGTATTCACCAAAAAACTGTTTACCCATAAGTTATGCCCGCACACGTTGCGGAGCAAAATGATTTTTCTGGCAATCATTATCGTTTCTCTGCCTACGCTGATTATCGGCTATCTGGTTGAAACTGAAGGGCGTGATGCCCTATTGCAAGAGAAGAAAGCCAAGCTGTTTGCCGTCACTTCGCTACTGGATAACGCACTAGCAGATAGCTTTACTCTTTATCGTGATCTGCCCAGAGAACAGCGTATTAAGGCGCTGAACCAACATCTGGCACCCGTTACCGATGAAATTACCCGTGCCTTTTCTGGGGTCGGTGCGGGTTACTATAACAAGGCGCTGGACGCCATTATTACCTACGCCCCACAGGCGCAATATGGCAATGCGGTCGGTATTTCGATTAATCCCGATCACCCCGGCCATGACGTGATGGCAAACGGCAAACCACTGGTGAGTAGCGGTACTCAGGTCCGTGGCAACATTATGAATGCCATGATACCCATCAAGCGCGATAACCAGATCCTCGGTTATATCTGGGCCAACGAACTGTCGAATGATATCGATCGGCAGGCGCTGTCGATGGATATCAAAATTATCGTGGTGATCAGCATCGGCTTGTTATTGAGCTTATGGCTAATTATTGCTTTCTCACGCCGTTTTGCCTCTGACATCGATATTATCAAGTCCAGCCTGGCCAATTTATCGCTAAATCTCAACACTGAACTCCCCGCAATGAAGGGAGAAATGGGTGAAATATCCGACAGTGTTAATGCCTTATCCCGCGCCTTGCGGGAAACCAAAACACTTAATGAATTAATCCTTGAAAGTGCCGCCGATGGTGTTATCTCGGTGGATACTAATGGCCGCGTTACCATGATCAACCCGGCAGGGGAGCTTATCACCGGTTACAGCCGCAAAGAACTGATGGGTAAGCCCTATGCGGAAGTATTTGAAAAAATTGACTTTAACAGCCCAGTACTGGATACCTTATTCCGTGGCATAAAACATGTGGCGTTGGAAATTGATTATCCCGGCAAAAAACGCACCATACAGCTCAGTATCAGCACCAGCCAGTTGCATAATGCGCAAGGAGATACCTTGGGTGCGCTGGCAATATTCACCGATTTAACCGCCAGAAAAGAAGTGCAACGCCGCATCGAGCAAGCCGAACGGCTGGCAACGCTAGGGGAATTAATGGCAGGGGTCGCGCATGAAGTTCGCAACCCGTTAACCGCCATCAGCGGCTTTGTTCAAATTCTCAAAGACAGTGAAAAAGACCCACAACGGCTGGAATATACCCATATTATTCTAAAAGAGGTGCAGTCGATTAACCGGGTAATTCAACAACTACTCGACTTCTCCCGCCCGCGCATTGGCCGCTATCATCAGGTTAATCTAAATCAAATTCTAAGAGAAAGCCTGATTCTGGTAAAAACCAAAGGTGTCGAAGCAAGAGTTGATTTTCATGTTCAATTGGATGAAAGTTTATGTGATATTGAAGCCGATGGTGAATTATTAAAACAAGTGCTACTTAATATTCTGATTAATGCTGTCCAGTCCATTGCTGCCAGAGGTGAAATTACTATTTCAACCAAAAAACGGGATGAACATCATCAACAAATAACCATTAAAGATAATGGTTGTGGTATTACCGATGACATTAAATCGAAAGTTTTTGATCCGTTTTATACCACCAAACCTTCAGGAACCGGATTAGGATTATCCATCAGTCAACGAATTATCACTTCCCACGACGGCGAGATTAGGTTAGAAAGTCAGCCAAATAAAGGAACAACATTTATTATTATACTGCCAGTGAAGCATGGCGCAGGAAACTTATTATGA
- the iclR gene encoding glyoxylate bypass operon transcriptional repressor IclR gives MALPVPIKRGKKPKAAAQTTPAATGQVQSLTRGLKLLEYISESQGSVALTDLAQQAGLPNSTTHRLLTTMQQQGFVRQVGDLGLWTMGAHAFIVGSSFLQSRNLLAMVHPMLRRLMDESGETVNLAVLDHSDYQAIIIDQVQCTALMRMSAPIGGKLPMHASGAGKAFLSTLTDDQLVQLLHKKGLHAYTQHTRTNPASLKENLALTRKQGYSFDDEEHALGLRCIAACLFDEHHEAFAAISISGPISRITDDRVTELGALVIHAAKEITQSYGGGNRS, from the coding sequence ATGGCGTTACCGGTTCCGATTAAACGAGGGAAAAAACCCAAGGCAGCCGCACAAACCACCCCTGCGGCAACGGGCCAGGTTCAGTCATTAACGCGTGGGCTTAAATTACTGGAATATATTTCCGAATCACAAGGCAGTGTCGCCCTGACGGATTTAGCACAACAGGCGGGTTTGCCGAATTCTACCACTCATCGTCTGCTGACAACCATGCAACAGCAAGGTTTTGTCCGTCAGGTGGGGGATTTAGGGCTTTGGACTATGGGTGCTCACGCCTTTATTGTTGGTAGCAGCTTCCTGCAAAGCCGCAATTTGTTGGCGATGGTGCACCCGATGCTACGCCGTTTGATGGACGAATCGGGCGAAACCGTCAATCTGGCGGTACTCGACCACAGTGACTATCAGGCCATTATTATTGATCAGGTGCAATGTACTGCACTGATGCGCATGTCAGCACCCATTGGTGGCAAACTACCGATGCATGCTTCCGGTGCGGGTAAAGCCTTTCTCTCCACCCTGACAGATGACCAATTAGTGCAGCTATTACATAAGAAAGGGCTGCATGCGTACACCCAACATACCCGTACCAACCCAGCCAGCCTGAAAGAAAATCTGGCGCTGACCCGCAAGCAAGGTTACTCATTTGATGATGAAGAACATGCCCTCGGCTTGCGTTGTATCGCCGCCTGTTTGTTCGATGAACACCATGAAGCCTTTGCAGCGATCTCTATCTCTGGCCCGATATCACGCATTACCGACGACCGCGTCACAGAACTTGGCGCGCTGGTCATTCATGCTGCGAAAGAAATCACTCAATCTTACGGCGGGGGTAATCGTAGCTAA